A region of Thermococcus barossii DNA encodes the following proteins:
- a CDS encoding carbohydrate ABC transporter permease, producing MERRSLVPYLLILPAFLYLLFFVGYPLVQALYLAFTQNGALSLEVWRRTFSDYYFWSAFKYTILLAGIIVPTQVALAVVLALLMNRVFKGKDAALYALIIPLTISDVAAGLIWYSMLSPYGFINKLLMNLGVISQPIYVFGYEYRMREFFAIVIAELWRSTAIVFVIILAGLQMISKEYIEAAEVFGASYWTRLRRIVLPLLKPSIQSALIIRTLFAMQIFGIVWILAGRDIPVLAGEGYYQLTEIKDAGVASVYALVIAGLSILLGALYIKFLRAEYLEVGE from the coding sequence ATGGAACGGCGCTCTCTCGTTCCTTATCTTTTAATTTTGCCGGCTTTCTTGTACCTGCTGTTTTTCGTTGGATATCCCCTCGTTCAGGCTCTCTACCTGGCCTTCACCCAGAACGGGGCGCTCTCTTTGGAGGTCTGGCGTAGGACCTTTAGCGATTACTACTTCTGGAGCGCGTTTAAATACACGATCCTTCTTGCTGGCATTATCGTCCCCACTCAGGTTGCCCTTGCCGTTGTTCTCGCCCTCCTCATGAACCGTGTTTTCAAGGGCAAGGACGCCGCCCTCTATGCCCTTATAATCCCCCTCACCATAAGTGATGTGGCGGCGGGTTTGATCTGGTACTCAATGCTTTCCCCCTATGGTTTCATAAACAAGCTCCTCATGAACCTGGGGGTGATAAGCCAGCCGATATACGTATTCGGCTACGAATACCGCATGAGGGAGTTCTTCGCGATAGTCATAGCCGAACTGTGGCGCTCCACGGCGATAGTCTTTGTGATAATCCTCGCCGGTCTGCAGATGATAAGCAAGGAGTACATTGAGGCTGCAGAGGTCTTTGGGGCGAGCTACTGGACAAGGCTCAGGCGCATCGTTCTTCCGCTCTTAAAGCCCAGCATACAGAGCGCCCTCATAATAAGGACGCTCTTCGCGATGCAGATCTTCGGTATCGTCTGGATACTGGCCGGCAGAGACATCCCGGTTCTCGCCGGTGAAGGTTACTACCAGCTCACGGAGATAAAGGATGCCGGTGTGGCATCGGTATACGCCCTCGTGATAGCCGGTCTCTCCATCCTGCTCGGTGCGCTGTACATCAAGTTCCTCCGCGCTGAGTACCTGGAGGTGGGAGAATGA
- a CDS encoding ABC transporter substrate-binding protein, whose amino-acid sequence MRRLFGVLLAAVVLFAVVSSGCISPGGEEKVTVTFLSTQLNPPEERAFVQEDLLKGFTSETNIEVNFVPISYTDMVTRLEGEMQTGKVTIDVIGDLHGGMDYMASKGWLEDLSTMPKLEGRTFISTFEQYSYIRGQKAYVPWMSATYVMVVNKEAFQYLPKGLTEEDVMKGTEKWTYDALLQWAKNLKEAKGQPELGFPAGPKGLFVRFLHGYIYPSYTGYQAKEFDSPEAVEMWNYLKELWPYVHPSSTTWDAMADPLLKGEVLIAWDHTARIKNAIETKPDQFVVVPVPRGPKGRGFIVVLAGLAIPKGAPHKDEAWKLIDYLTKPDTQVKVLEKVGFFPTVEEASGKLPEGPLKILAEGVQAQASTKDALVVMIPNLGDKGGQFKEYYKQAFERIVLNDEDPATVTKEIKPDLVKLFEDVGVPVP is encoded by the coding sequence ATTAGGAGATTGTTTGGTGTTCTGTTGGCGGCTGTTGTGTTGTTCGCCGTAGTGTCCAGTGGCTGTATCTCCCCAGGAGGGGAAGAGAAAGTAACAGTGACGTTTCTGTCAACCCAGCTGAACCCGCCCGAGGAGAGGGCCTTCGTCCAGGAGGACCTTCTGAAGGGCTTTACATCGGAGACAAACATCGAGGTTAACTTTGTCCCAATTTCCTATACGGACATGGTTACGAGGCTTGAGGGCGAGATGCAGACGGGAAAGGTCACCATCGACGTTATAGGCGACCTCCACGGTGGTATGGACTACATGGCCTCAAAGGGCTGGCTGGAGGATCTCAGCACGATGCCCAAGCTTGAAGGAAGAACCTTCATCAGCACCTTTGAGCAGTACTCCTACATCCGCGGCCAGAAGGCATACGTTCCTTGGATGAGCGCCACCTACGTTATGGTCGTTAACAAGGAGGCCTTCCAGTACCTTCCGAAAGGGCTTACCGAGGAGGACGTTATGAAGGGCACCGAAAAGTGGACCTACGACGCCCTTCTCCAGTGGGCCAAGAACCTCAAAGAGGCCAAGGGACAGCCCGAGCTCGGCTTCCCGGCCGGGCCGAAGGGGCTCTTCGTCAGGTTCCTCCACGGATACATCTATCCGAGCTACACCGGCTATCAGGCGAAGGAGTTCGACAGTCCAGAGGCAGTCGAGATGTGGAACTACCTCAAGGAACTCTGGCCCTACGTGCACCCGTCCAGCACAACCTGGGATGCCATGGCTGACCCGCTCCTGAAGGGTGAAGTTCTCATAGCCTGGGACCACACCGCAAGGATTAAGAACGCCATCGAAACCAAGCCAGACCAGTTCGTCGTTGTTCCGGTTCCGAGGGGACCGAAGGGCAGGGGATTCATTGTCGTTCTCGCCGGCCTTGCCATACCGAAGGGAGCACCGCACAAGGATGAGGCATGGAAGCTTATAGACTACCTGACCAAGCCAGATACCCAGGTCAAGGTTCTGGAGAAGGTCGGTTTCTTCCCGACCGTTGAAGAGGCCAGCGGAAAGCTGCCTGAGGGGCCGCTGAAGATACTCGCTGAGGGTGTCCAGGCCCAGGCCAGCACCAAGGATGCCCTCGTTGTCATGATACCAAACCTCGGAGACAAGGGAGGCCAGTTCAAGGAGTACTACAAGCAGGCCTTCGAGAGGATAGTTCTCAACGACGAGGATCCAGCGACGGTCACCAAGGAGATCAAGCCCGACCTTGTAAAGCTCTTCGAGGACGTTGGAGTGCCGGTGCCGTGA
- a CDS encoding Gfo/Idh/MocA family protein yields the protein MKKLNFGIISYAHPHALRFASTIAGGRQTKLVAISGDGSNSDVARAEAKKYGAKFYRNYEALLRDENVEAVYIAIETYRHREIAVRAAEEGKHILLEKPIALNLRDADEVIRAAKRAGVKLMLPFNPRFTEPLVKAKEMIDSGEIGPIEYIQTISENVKPPIFLQGLDMGWFLDARKSGGGGFMDTAPHGVDSLLWLTGDLPRKVYADIGAKIYGFPVDDIGTAVLEFRKGVLAVLTAGWGNPKGYSYGIEIKYYLVGREGFLDVRTAYPDFTVYQDRAEKIYWDRPDVRGIVSSFTRAVLKDEKVPITGEDAKKNLAIILAAYESSRKGKTVRLRL from the coding sequence ATGAAGAAGCTCAACTTCGGGATAATAAGCTACGCCCATCCCCACGCCCTTCGCTTTGCCTCCACCATTGCGGGAGGCAGGCAGACGAAGCTCGTGGCGATATCCGGCGACGGCTCCAACTCGGACGTTGCACGTGCCGAGGCGAAGAAGTACGGAGCGAAGTTCTACAGGAACTACGAGGCACTCCTCAGGGATGAGAACGTCGAGGCGGTTTACATTGCAATAGAGACATACAGGCACAGGGAGATAGCCGTCAGGGCCGCTGAAGAGGGCAAGCACATACTACTTGAGAAGCCCATAGCCCTGAACCTCAGGGACGCGGATGAGGTCATAAGGGCCGCCAAAAGGGCCGGGGTAAAGCTCATGCTCCCATTCAATCCCAGGTTCACTGAGCCCCTCGTGAAGGCGAAGGAGATGATTGATAGCGGTGAGATAGGCCCCATTGAGTACATCCAGACCATCTCCGAGAACGTGAAACCGCCGATATTCCTCCAGGGGCTTGACATGGGTTGGTTCTTAGACGCAAGAAAGTCCGGAGGCGGGGGTTTCATGGACACCGCCCCCCATGGGGTTGACTCCCTCCTCTGGCTCACTGGGGACCTCCCCAGAAAGGTCTACGCGGACATAGGTGCCAAGATATACGGCTTCCCGGTGGACGATATAGGCACCGCCGTTCTTGAGTTCAGAAAAGGCGTTCTGGCGGTTCTGACTGCCGGCTGGGGCAATCCAAAGGGCTACTCCTACGGCATCGAGATAAAATACTACCTCGTCGGAAGGGAGGGATTCCTCGACGTGAGGACGGCATACCCTGACTTTACCGTCTATCAGGACAGGGCAGAGAAGATATACTGGGACAGACCCGATGTGAGGGGAATAGTGAGTTCCTTCACCAGGGCGGTTTTGAAGGATGAAAAGGTTCCCATAACGGGCGAGGATGCGAAGAAAAACCTGGCGATAATCCTGGCGGCCTATGAATCGTCCAGAAAGGGAAAAACCGTGAGGCTTAGACTTTAA
- a CDS encoding Gfo/Idh/MocA family protein: MELKVGVIGCGNIFNLAHKRALRGIEGIRVVACMDIDPKRAREGAKEFRAKAFTSLDEFLDAETDVVEILTPTYTHAELAIEALKAGKHVIVEKPIALTVEEGERMIKTAEREDLHLFVGHVRRFDKRWMQMKEVIKKRNILPMHIRKAEVQNLPFPRDYWYWDENRSGGVAVDLGVHVTDFLRWFFESEPVSVYAVGKSIKEEARANGTFDHFMMMIKFEGGKTGIAEVSWAYPYPSRYGVFYHHVDIIGKNGRIRYTPLDTPVVGVAKANFEMPRFSPLLSTFPDAFERELRHFFNCIKGKEEPAVTAEDALIALKIAERAKESAREGEVVEV; encoded by the coding sequence ATGGAGCTGAAGGTCGGGGTGATAGGCTGTGGGAACATATTCAACCTTGCCCACAAGAGGGCCCTCAGGGGAATCGAGGGCATCAGGGTCGTCGCCTGCATGGACATAGACCCGAAACGGGCACGCGAGGGTGCAAAGGAGTTTCGAGCCAAGGCGTTCACGAGCCTCGACGAGTTTCTGGATGCCGAGACCGACGTTGTTGAGATTCTGACCCCAACATACACCCACGCAGAACTCGCCATTGAGGCTCTCAAGGCCGGAAAGCACGTTATAGTTGAGAAACCGATAGCTCTCACCGTTGAAGAGGGAGAGAGGATGATAAAAACCGCCGAAAGGGAAGACCTTCACCTCTTCGTTGGCCACGTGAGGCGGTTTGACAAGAGATGGATGCAGATGAAGGAGGTCATAAAGAAGCGCAACATCCTGCCGATGCACATCAGAAAGGCCGAGGTTCAGAACCTGCCCTTCCCCAGGGATTACTGGTACTGGGACGAGAACAGGAGCGGCGGCGTCGCCGTTGACCTTGGAGTCCACGTCACGGACTTTCTTAGATGGTTCTTTGAGAGCGAACCCGTCTCTGTATACGCCGTTGGGAAATCCATCAAGGAGGAGGCAAGGGCCAATGGAACGTTTGACCATTTTATGATGATGATAAAGTTCGAGGGTGGAAAGACTGGCATAGCGGAGGTGAGCTGGGCGTATCCGTATCCCTCACGGTATGGCGTCTTCTACCATCACGTCGACATCATTGGAAAGAACGGCAGAATACGCTACACCCCGCTGGATACACCCGTGGTCGGTGTCGCCAAGGCAAACTTCGAGATGCCGCGCTTCTCACCGCTCCTTTCAACCTTCCCAGACGCCTTCGAGAGGGAACTGAGGCACTTCTTCAATTGCATCAAGGGTAAAGAGGAACCGGCGGTCACCGCCGAGGATGCCCTGATCGCCCTGAAGATTGCAGAGAGGGCGAAGGAGAGTGCCCGCGAGGGGGAGGTGGTCGAGGTATGA
- a CDS encoding glycosyltransferase yields the protein MRVIVGIPSYNNAETISFVVKQAAQGLKRYFGGGIVVNADGGSTDGTRETVLATKVPDGVEVHSFVYRWPIPGKGSAMKELMEFALERYADAIVFVDSDLRSITPEWIYRFAKPIEEGYDFVAPLYIRHKWDGTITNNIAYPMTASLYGKNVRQPIGGDFGISRKLMEVYLEDEEVWKTHVARFGVDIFLTTTAIARGFKVIQTALGMKIHDPKDPAASLGPMFNQVVGTLFMLMGRYENVWRKTRSIEPIPVFGELEKGEPEPVKVTLELLEIRAKELFAQHEPVLRRALDEETLRGVTEALKTFEFDDRLWSHVLYDGAVAYKNGILTEAEPLVPLYFAKTADFIKRTLDMSTLEAEKLIEERAKVFLEEKDYLLERW from the coding sequence ATGAGGGTCATCGTTGGAATTCCCAGCTACAACAACGCGGAAACAATCTCATTCGTCGTCAAGCAGGCCGCACAGGGGCTAAAGAGGTACTTTGGTGGGGGAATTGTCGTCAACGCCGACGGGGGGAGCACGGATGGAACTAGGGAGACCGTTCTGGCGACGAAGGTTCCGGATGGTGTGGAGGTTCACAGCTTCGTCTACCGCTGGCCCATCCCTGGGAAGGGCAGTGCTATGAAGGAGCTCATGGAGTTCGCCCTCGAAAGATATGCGGACGCCATAGTGTTCGTTGACAGCGACCTGAGGAGCATAACCCCTGAGTGGATATACCGCTTCGCCAAACCCATCGAGGAGGGCTACGACTTCGTGGCCCCGCTCTACATAAGGCACAAGTGGGATGGAACCATAACCAACAACATCGCCTACCCAATGACCGCTTCACTCTACGGAAAGAACGTCAGACAGCCGATAGGAGGGGACTTCGGGATAAGCAGGAAGCTCATGGAGGTTTACCTTGAAGACGAGGAGGTCTGGAAGACCCACGTGGCTCGCTTCGGCGTCGATATATTCCTCACGACAACGGCCATAGCCAGGGGCTTTAAGGTCATCCAGACCGCCCTTGGAATGAAGATACACGACCCCAAGGATCCGGCCGCATCGCTCGGCCCGATGTTCAACCAGGTTGTAGGAACGCTGTTCATGCTGATGGGGAGGTACGAAAACGTCTGGAGGAAGACCCGCTCGATAGAACCCATTCCGGTCTTCGGGGAGCTTGAGAAGGGCGAGCCGGAGCCCGTAAAAGTCACCCTTGAGCTCCTTGAGATAAGGGCGAAGGAGCTCTTTGCCCAGCACGAGCCGGTGCTGAGGAGGGCCCTCGATGAGGAGACGCTCAGGGGGGTGACTGAGGCACTCAAGACCTTCGAGTTCGACGACAGGCTCTGGAGCCACGTCCTCTACGATGGGGCTGTGGCGTACAAGAACGGAATTCTAACCGAGGCCGAGCCCCTGGTACCCCTATACTTTGCAAAAACGGCGGATTTCATCAAGAGAACGCTGGACATGAGCACTCTTGAGGCCGAAAAACTGATAGAGGAGAGGGCAAAGGTATTCCTTGAGGAGAAGGACTACCTCCTGGAGCGCTGGTAG